Proteins encoded together in one Mycobacterium sp. MS1601 window:
- a CDS encoding molybdopterin-dependent oxidoreductase, translating into MAVISRGFGAHRRESKPELPPGQYLTTDFPVLSAGPTPDIELADWQFVLADSSGPLRTWSWDEFTALPAEDVHTDIHCVTRWSKLGTRWRGVTLDTLFAEVESSDDYTMVHSYGGYTTNVPVADLLDGQAWLAYEFDGEPLAPEHGGPVRLLVPHLYFWKSAKWARGIVMHADDDPGFWEQNGYHTYGDPWQEQRYW; encoded by the coding sequence GTGGCAGTCATCTCCCGCGGATTCGGCGCCCACAGGCGCGAATCGAAGCCCGAACTCCCGCCTGGTCAGTATCTGACTACGGACTTCCCGGTGCTCTCGGCCGGCCCGACACCGGATATCGAACTGGCCGACTGGCAATTCGTGCTCGCCGACAGTTCCGGGCCGCTGCGCACCTGGTCGTGGGACGAATTCACCGCTCTGCCCGCCGAGGACGTCCATACCGACATCCACTGCGTCACGCGCTGGTCGAAGCTCGGAACCCGTTGGCGCGGTGTCACTCTGGATACCCTTTTCGCCGAGGTGGAGTCGTCCGACGACTACACGATGGTGCACTCGTACGGCGGCTACACCACCAATGTGCCCGTGGCCGACCTGCTCGACGGACAAGCCTGGCTGGCATACGAATTCGACGGTGAACCGTTGGCGCCCGAGCACGGCGGCCCGGTCCGACTCCTGGTACCGCACCTGTACTTCTGGAAGAGCGCCAAGTGGGCGCGCGGCATCGTCATGCACGCCGACGACGATCCGGGGTTCTGGGAGCAGAACGGATACCACACCTACGGCGACCCGTGGCAGGAGCAGCGCTACTGGTGA